From Elaeis guineensis isolate ETL-2024a chromosome 16, EG11, whole genome shotgun sequence, a single genomic window includes:
- the LOC105033408 gene encoding chlorophyll a-b binding protein 6, chloroplastic — protein sequence MAASAALRGCVVVFPSLLSSSKSQFANSLALPGTNTSSRISMSAEWMPGQPRPPYLDGSAPGDFGFDPLRLGEVPENLERFKESELIHCRWAMLAVPGILVPEALGLGNWVQAQEWAAIPGGQATYLGNPVPWGTLPTILVIEFLAIAFVEHQRSMEKDPEKKKYPGGAFDPLGYSKDPEKLKEYKIKEIKNGRLALLAFVGFCVQQSAYPGTGPLENLANHLADPWHNNIGNVIIPRSILP from the exons atggCGGCGTCGGCTGCTCTAAGAGGCTGTGTGGTGGTGTTCCCGAGCCTCCTCTCGTCTTCCAAATCTCAGTTCGCTAACTCGCTCGCCCTCCCCGGCACGAACACCTCGTCCCGCATCTCCATGTCGGCCGAGTGGATGCCCGGCCAGCCCCGCCCCCCCTACCTCGATGGCTCCGCTCCTGG CGACTTTGGTTTCGACCCACTTCGACTAGGAGAGGTCCCAGAGAATCTAGAGAGGTTCAAGGAATCCGAGCTCATACACTGCAGGTGGGCGATGCTTGCCGTG CCAGGGATCTTGGTGCCGGAGGCACTAGGGCTGGGCAACTGGGTACAAGCTCAAGAGTGGGCAGCCATACCCGGTGGACAGGCAACGTACTTAGGCAACCCCGTCCCTTGGGGCACCCTACCGACCATCCTTGTCATTGAATTCCTCGCCATTGCTTTTGTGGAGCACCAACGCAGCATGGAGAAAGACCCGGAGAAGAAGAAGTACCCAGGCGGAGCCTTTGATCCTCTGGGCTATTCCAAGGATCCCGAAAAACTCAAGGAGTACAAGATCAAGGAGATCAAGAATG GTCGCCTTGCTTTGTTGGCCTTTGTTGGGTTCTGCGTCCAGCAATCAGCTTACCCTGGAACAGGACCGTTGGAGAATCTGGCAAACCACTTGGCTGATCCATGGCACAACAACATTGGCAATGTCATAATCCCCCGATCCATCTTGCCATAA